The DNA window TCATTATAGGATTAATGATTGGTGACCTCTTGGTTTTTAAACGCTCGTCATCTGCTTCTCTCATAAAGTCTCAGAGTCTCCAAAAGGCCACTGAATGCACCAGCAAGAAACCAAAGGGAACTTTGACCCTGATACAAGTATTCAACTTAAAACATGATATGAGCTGCGTCATGTGGTCACTTCTGTCGACTAAATGACGAACAGGGTGATAATGTCGTAACAAAGCAGCCTGTGTCTCCACGGTGTTACCTCACTGCGTCTCTGATGTTTGTAGGGCCTGGTGATGAGTGCCGTGTCTCCCTGGATCACCGCCACGTCCTCTATCCTCCAGCTCTCCGGCAGCTCCGGGTCGGGGGGGATCTCAATCAGCTGCAGGCCCACTTTCTGCCTCAGAGCTCCCGTCAGGCACCCGAACTGTCGCTGCGCTTTGGCCAGGTCCACGGACACGTCCCCGTTCTCATGACCGTCTCCCGACTCCGCTTTCCCCCCGAAGGTCTCCGGGATGCTTCGCACCACGGCGTGAGTGAAGCTGCCATATTGGCAAATGTTTGCCATTTCTTAGACACGGACTGTTAGAAGACAAGCCagagatgtatgtgtgtgtatgcaactTGTTTAACTGTCTagtcttggaaaaaaagaaaacagctgctgaaaTCTAAATGAGAAAAGGGGAGAGCATCTTTATCCCGatctctctgcctctttagAAGTCCAAAAGTTACTCATCCATCTGCAGAAGAACTCCAgcctaacacagagaaaaggacacaaaacaacaaatcaaatgattGCTTTAAAATGAAGCATTGCATGAAAGAAGTTTACTCATCTGAATGTAACTTTTCAACCACCTGTGAAAGTTTAAGGATGGCTGAACTTCAGACAGCACAGTGGAAAGTAGACAAAAGTAGCCTTGTCGAGGCGAGAATATAAAGAAACATTATTCAACTGCTCTGCAAGATGCTGCAAAGCCCCTTTCCATGTGTGGACAGTGGGTGAGATGTGGGACAATTGCTCTTTTATCTTCCCTGTAACTCACAGGAGTGTCCCACTGTGAGGCTGCAGAGAGGGACACACAGGATGTTTCTAGAATTCagacaaaatgcaaaaagtgCTGAGCTTTGATAATCATTTTCCTAAAAGGCATCATATATAACAATTAAGAGACTATCCTGCAGTGCATCACAGTTAACAGAGCTTTAACAACGAATGGGGTGAATACTTTGTACAACAGCGTTTTTTTTGCTGATATaattttcaatattttgtgCAACAGTTCAacttgaatattaaaaaaaaaagcttttaggcTAAGTAGTCCCGAGTAATCCAGCTgcaataaagaatctgaacaTGAACAAAACATCCTGAGTGCACCGCCCAGCAGTTCTGCAGCCTTCCCAAATACTTCTTCTATGATGTTCAACATCTTTATAACTGCGAACTAACTATCGGCAAATGTGTCCAGAAGTtcaaaagacaacaaataaagatgtgtttttatatttactaACCTCGAAACTTCTCCTCTAAGCAGCGTTTCCCTCTCGGTTCATTTAATATCCCCGAGCCGACCCAGTTCCCGTTATTCACTCGCTGGATTTTtccctctgcttctctctccgCCGACAGACTGCGCGGCAAGCTGGCGAATGTTCACACACGCGTTTCCGGTCGGacccttcaaaataagacacttgcgttttttttagttttgttctgTCGTCCGATCCACTATTCATTTTAGATAAGTAAACCGCTTCTAATagaaattaaacacattttttaacacagtgTTGGTCATACACTAAACAGATGAGGTGAATAAGGTTTTAGAGGAGACGAAATGTAGGGGAGTTTTCCTCTTATTTTCTGAAGCCATGTCGCTAACATCCGGTCCTCTTAGTGGATTTATCATGAGCTCTCCCACCCTTTCATCCCTGCACCCCCCATCCCCCACACGTCCTGTCCTGACTAAATGTTTACTTTACAGATCTAACCTACCTTCAACACTGATAGGTGCACCTAGATCTAAAGTAGCAACAGGAAATGCactaacttttatttttgtttattcagGGTATAGTATCTATCAGTAGGTTATTTGGTATTTattaacaaatatattttacttACAATACATTAAACTGGCATCCTCTTTGGACTAAACTAGATTGAATGCTAGCCCATCCTTTTCCTTAGAAAAGTTATCAAAGcttatttttaaatttaggCCTTTATCAAATCTTAACATAATGTGTTTATCAAATCACATTAAATTCTATCTTGGCATAAAAtaaggggcgtgtccagacttttgtGACTAGAGGGGGCCCAACCGGGGGCCCAAAATTGACACAACAGAGTAGTAACCTAACGTAAATATTACTTCTTTTAAAAGTAAACAAGAAGCTATAAGGCATAACTTCATAGAGATATTAGTTTATGTTTCCATCTACAGTATTAGACCTTTAGTTTTATGTAAAGAGTAGCTAATCTGTAGTTTGTTAAGATAACTAGACATTAAAAACCTCGATTTTATCCTTAACAAGACAAACTTGAATTCATGTGATTCTTAAAAACATAGAAAGATTATTCATTAAGTATCAAACAATCCTATTTGTGACTTTATTACCTGCAACATTAGATCTGTTTTCCATAACAAGTAAACATTATCTATGAGTTTTTAGCTTGATCTTTACTGCTGCTGTGAGGTCGTATAGATATATAACCAGTATGTTGACCACCTAATGACCAGGACCTAAAACTCCTGTCCTTGTACTGAGACACTGATTTAATGATGGATTTAAGTATTTCCATGAGGTTTGGATTAAGGGCTCAATATTCCCCCTCCCTTATCCTGATGAATTGTTTATAAAAGGTCAGATAGTGTATCAGATGTCCCGCCTCTGAAAGGTAAACCTGGACTGTCTTCTGTGAATCAATTAAGTTCACCGTTGATTTATTTCACCAGGATATCTTTTAAGCTCGTCTCCTTAGCTCTCAATCTGTTTTAGTATCATTACAGATAAAGGCTTAAACGCTGTGGGCCTATTACAGAGCCATCGCTGCTGTTGTCTGTTTTTGGCTGCGAGGCGcgacaaaataaataatctggCTTTTCCTGAAATGTGGGTCAAACCATGTTGGGTTTTTGACATTGTTGTGATTGTTGCATAAACAGGTTCCCTCGTCAGCCGGTCTTAACCTTGAAGCAGCAGACTGTGTTGACACTGACGCACGGCTGATAATGAAGGTTTTGCAGCAGCGACATAAACATGCATAAATAAaacctgtgagtgtgtatacAAGCAACAGTTGGACCCGTGAAGCAGCACAATGTTCCCGTCTACTGACTGGATTAAGTTACTGCAGCCCAGCGTGTTCATTTAGACGTTTAAAGAggcatgaaaacagacaaactaTCTGTTTGTACTGATGtgcacagaggaagaaaaacagacattatgTGTGAGACTGATATTACGGTGGagtgatggagggggggggggggggggggggggggaggtagaGGGCACAGACAGGATTAAAGAACACCATCTGTCCACAGAGATCTTGCAGCCAGCacacaaaacatccagcaggtTTACCACCCTCTGGTTCTGTCTGCGATTAAGCAGTCTCATGAACTCCCCCACAGCCGACCTTAGTGTCCACGTATTATATCATATTAACAGTATTATAAACTCATAAAGgcttaaacactgaagaaggtcagtttggaggttttcccttaaaaaaacagtaaggCGAAGAAACTGATCACCTATCTGTGTTTTAATTTCTTTGACGgtttactattttttcaactttattgttaAAGTTTTGGACTTTGCGACTCCATTTTCAAAGAACTTGTATttccaaaacacatttattaacgCATTCAAAGGTGCAATAGTGAGAAACAGTAACTTGAATTTACATCAGTAATACAGTTGAATTCAAACGAATCACTGTATGTGTAATaatacattaaacatttatacatatccatgcacatttgttgtggttccttttcttttgatgcacctttttaaacattatcttaatatttttatttgctatcttttatttttttttaaaatactgttttAGTTTGCATCGTGGTTCGGAGGGATACGATCTTttgatttttctgtatgttCAGTACATGGTATACGGaaaaaattgacaataaagttgagtttGACTTGACGAGGGGACACATTACATTAAATCAACTCTAATGCTAATGCAACAAATTCAAATGTACAACAAAGAAGCTAGTTTTGATAATGTCTGTATTTTACACCAAATCTATcgttatatgtgattttttgatccagcagatgtcgcccttgagcaccagcatgaaaccaaaacaactcgcgctgcattgttgtgttagcatgctaatgctagcgatctttattatgctcgtatcttcacactgcatgtaaatttacctgaaatgagcgtgatctagaaacacagttaagcagtgagtacagtatgttattcttcttttctctagtccctcaattaaacaacttttatacgtgaggggaggagtcagccggccgtccaggcgatgtaaacaaactgaagataggactctgaaaactctgaaaacatcagagacagtgggactcgggtgttacacccattgtagacagttatgactcacagagttattttcagaggataaacttgatttctacatttaagtgtgaaaaatcacatataaagactttaatcaCACGTGTCAGAAATAATAAGAAAAGCTGAACAATTTCTCTGACTTGACAAAGTCTCTATTAACATGATCGTTCATATCAAACTATTATTAAGAATTACAcaattaattaaacaaacaaataaaagaaaacagttttaaacAAATTTAGTCTTATTGCAGCAGacctttaagatgtttttttttctccgggtttgtctgtttgtaatTAATGAACATGGTGAACAGCTTATTCAGCCTGAGCCAGCTCGGCTCACTCCATCACAAGACTGCTGTCAGCAGACCGTCCTGCATGCTGCCCTCATGTCTCCTATTACACCCTAAAGGATAATTCAGTTAAACTCTCCAACTCTCTGCTGAATCTGCCTCTCcttctgcttttctctctctgtgtctctgatgcTGACTCCGTCTACACAGCGCTGACTGTGAAGCTGTTTgcctttctgtctgtcctgtTAGCATCTTTCTAGCTGctttctcacacatacacaacagacacaaacacagaaagtcgACTTTTACTCAGAGAGGATCGTTTTCTTTAACTGACCACCACTGAGCACAGAGATTCAGGAGTATAAACATCCCAACATTACGAGTGGAGTTCCCCCAAAGCCAACCAAACCCTGAACAAGTTTCTGAGGATTTAAGAAACACAGAAGTTTATCACCCACCAGGTTAACTAAATCACTTTGTTTGTTCAGCATATATTGATTTTATATTGTCAGCACAAATTCAGCTTTACATTGGACTATTCATTTCTcaaattcagaaaataaaacggttttagaagaaaaaagactttgagcctttgaaaataatacatttaaatgttatatcaGAAGAATTCaagattgtaaaaaataaaagttttactATTTATACAGAACAATAGCTGACTACTGCTATAAGTATATGAACATGTTTGTAACCTATGAAAGACCCCAGATTAGACTTCATGTCTCTTAATCACGGCCTCACGAGATATCTCAGTctgaatctttatttgtttattttttgctttactTGTAAAATCATAGATGAACCCACGATATGCCGATAATAACATCCTCAGTTTCTGCAACATCCGAGAACTAGAAATGATCCTGTGTTTGACTATTATGTTGAGATCAGAGGTCATAGTCATGAGCTCTAAATCACACATAaactctcttcctgtctctacTTTAGCACCTCCTGGTCTCTACTATTAATCATCACTGTTGTCTAGAGATTAATTATCAGGATAAAAAGTTGAATACGAGACAAAAATCTCCTCCGTAGGCTCTCCTTCACCCGGTCAGCTGATCGTTACTAACCctccaaattaaattaaaagtgttGAGGAGGAGTGAGGTGGGGTATTCCAAACCAGGTCCCACAACAAATcacagaaaacaagaacacGAAGGACATAAAGAAAAATCCCAAAAGGGTGCTGAGCATTATTATCCTTCAAAGATAAATATCATTTATGACTGAGCTGAAGGACGTTTCAGATTAACCTGCAGCACGTTTGGTTTGAGGAGTCTGCACCAAGAGGAAACTTCTGCTTTTAATTGTAAACTGAAAACAATCGAGGACTTTTAACTGGAAGCATCATGTCTCATTCACAAGTTGTGATCGTGCTCCTGTGTTGTCTACCTTTGGCAGGTACgtaaaaacactcacacacacacacatttaaagactgtTCAATGTGTGGTAAGGTCTGCTACAAGCTTTTATATAATATCTAATCTCATGGTATTTAGTGAAAAGACGATCTGTCATCAATTAGTAAATCAcatccacaaaaaaaacttttcttcatttttaggGTTAAAGTGATTCACTTTGGGCTGCAGGGTGTTATTCCtcatttctttcattatttagaACAATTTGTTGGGAGCTTCTTAAACTTCGTCTTTCACattcttaactttttttattttttttaagatttatttttgggcttttgtgccttgattggagagataggacagaggatagagtcagaaatcagagagagagagagagagagagagagagagagagagagagagagagagaatggggaatgacccagaaagaagccacaggtcagattcgaacccgggctgcccgcatAGATTGAGATATTTCTTCATTCCTCACCGTGTTTACTTTATGAATTAACTATTTAGAAAAAGATcttgtaatgtttttgttgtaaatctTCTTTTGTGGTGTTTGGAAGTCACTTCTTGTCCAATGGCAGAATAGTTGTTATCATTGTTAATAAAGTGGATCCTGAATAAATTGgtaacaaccccccccccccccccccctggttTCCCTCAGCGTGTTTGCACTGTTACACCTGTGTGttcccctccatctctcctctggACTGCTTCAAGTTCCCTCAGGAGTGTCCAGCTGGGCAGCGCTGCCTGTCCAGCACCGCCACGGGAAGACGCGGTGAGACTCAAACCtttcctctcgctctctttttgttttgctgtgtgtgtgtgtgtgtgtgtgtgtgtgtgtgtgtgtgtgtgtgtgtgtgtgtgtgtgtgtgtgtgtgtgtgtgtgtgtgtttgtgtgtgtgtgtgtgtgtgtgtttgtgtgtgtgtgtgtgtgtgtgtgtttgtgtgtgtgtgtgtgtgtgtgggtgtgtgtgtgtgtttgtgtgtgtgtgtgtgtgtgtgtgtgtgtgtttgtgtgtgtgtgtgtgtgtgtgtgtgtgggtgtgtgtgtgtgtttgtgtgtgtgtgtgtgtgtgtgtttgtgtgtgtgtgtgtgtgtgtgtgtgtgtgtgtgtgtttgtgtgtgtgtgtgtgtatgtgtgtgtgtgtgtgtttgtgtgtgtgtgtgtgtgtgtgtgtgtgtgtgtgtgtgtgtgtgtttgtgtgtgtgtgtgtgtgtgtgtgtgtgtttgtatgtgtatgtgtgtgtgtgtgtgtgtgtgtttgtgtgtgtgtgtgtgtttgtgtttgtgtgtgtgtgtgtgtgtttgtgtgtgtttgtgtttgtgtgtgtatgtgtatgtgtgtgtgtgtgtgtgtgtgtgtttgtgtgtgtgtgtgtgtgtgtatgtgtgtgtgtgtgtgtgtgtgtgtgtgtgtgtgtgtgtttgtgtgtgtttgtgtttgtgtgtgtgtgtgtgtgtttttgtgtgtgtgtgtgtgtgtgtgtgtgtgtgtgtgtgtgtgtgtgtatgtgtgtgtgtgtgtgtgtgtgtgtttgtgtgtgtgtgtgtttgtgtttgtgtgtgtgtgtgtgtgtgtgtgtgtgtgtttttgtatgtgtgtttgtgtttgtgtgtgtgtgtgtgtgtgtgtgtgtgtgtgtgtgtgtttttgtgtgtgtgtgtgtgtgtgtgtgtgtgtatgtgtgtgtgtgtgtgtgtgtgtgtgtgtgtgtgtgtgtgtgtgtttgtgtgtgtttgtgtttgtgtgtgtttttgtgtgtgtgtgtgtgtgtgtgtgtgtgtgtgtgtgtgtgtgtatgtgtgtgtgtgtgtgtgtgtgtgtgtgtgtgtgtgtgtgtttttgtatgtgtgtatgtgtgtgtgtgtgtgtgtgtgtgtgtgtgtgtgtgtgtgtgtgtgtttttgtatgtgtgtgtgtatgtgtgtgtgtgtgtgtgtgtgtgtgtgtttttgtatgtgtgtatgtgtgtgtgtgtgtgtgtgtgtgtgtgtgtgtttttgtatgtgtgtgtgtatgtgtgtgtgtgtgtgtgtgtgtgtgtgtgtttttgtatgtgtgtgtgtgtgtgtgtgtgtgtgtgtgtgtgtgtgtgtgtttttgtatgtgtgtgtgtgtgtgtgtgtgtatgtgtgtgtgtgtgtgcatgtgtgtgtgtgtgtgtgtgtgtgtgtgtgtgtgtgtgtttttgtatgtgtgtgtgtgtgtgtgtgtgtttgtgtgtgtgtgtgtgtatgtgtgtgtgtgtgtttgtgtgtatgtgtgtgtgtgtgtgtgtgtgtgtgtgtgtgtgtgtgtgtgtgtgtgtgtgtgtatgtgtgtgtgtgtgtgtgtgtgtgtgtgtgtgtgtgtgtgtgtgtgtgtgtgtttttgtgtgtgtgtgtgtgtgtgtgtgtgtgtgtgtgtgtgtgtgtgtgtgtgtgtgtgtgtgtgtgtgtatgtgtgtgtgtgtgtgtgtgtgtgtgtgtgtgtgtgtgtgtgtgtgtgtgtttttgtatgtgtgtgtgtgtgtgtgtgtgtgtgtgtgtgtgtgtgtgtgtgtgtgtgtgtgtgtttttgtatgtgtgtgtgtgtgtgtgtgtatgtgtgtgtgtgtgtgtgtgtgtgtgtgtgtgtgtgtgtgtgtgtgtgtgtgtttttgtatgtgtgtgtgtgtgtgtgtgtgtgtgtgtgtgtgtgtgtgtgtgtgtgtatgtgtgtgtgtgtgtgtgtgtgtgtgtgtgtatgtgtgtgtgtgtatgtgtgtgtgtgtgcttcactgCACACGACATTAAATGTTTAGTAATGTGCAGTTTGTATTTCTGTAACAGCTCTGCCTCTTTCCCCTCTGTACTCCAGCAAACTGCTTTATGAAAAGTTAAACAGAAGACCTTCATCTGTAGTTTAAGACTCTTTACATCCTCCTGCAGTACTCATCTTTAAATATGACTAATTCTCCTTAAATGGGAATTAAATCTTATagtcacatgttttatttctaacCCTGTTTATCGTGTCTACTCCCGAGAGGCTGGTTTACGGAGCTATCTGGTTTTATTTGCTGAGGAAATCCAGAAAACTCTGAAATCTAGAACAAATGATTTTAAAGAGCAACATCATcattaagaaaaatgtaaaaacatgacCTCCAAATATTCACGGGCTGGTCTGTTCTagccgtgtgtgtgttgcagctaTGGACACTTTAACACCTAAAATAATGCAGCAGCTTTGAGAGCCATCTCTCCTTTGATTCAAACAAACGGAGACAAACAAGCGACTCAGTAGATCAGATCACTTCCACATTTCTCATCAGGCTGGTCGTCAGCTCTCTAATGCTTGGGATGCTGTCAAATTATCTCTAAAAATAGGAACATGGGCGTGGCCAAACGCTCACTGTGGTCTCATCAGATGCTGacccctcctcatcctcctcacccCTCTTTATTAACCCTTACATGCTCGGGTAGTTTCTCACGTCTCGCGTCTCCAGTTCTCTCCTCCTCGTACCTCAAACACATGACCAAGAAATCATGACCCCAGCTTTAGGTGCACACGTCTGGAAGTGGGAAATGACGACCAATCAGGAGTTAATGAGGCTTGAATGGAAAGAGTGAGAGTAGGCATGAAGGGTGCAAACAACAGGTTAATTAcagaatatcaaacatttcaaagtttattgcttttttttgtataaatgaaAGTTTTTCCTAATAAAACCTCTAATCATAATCCTCTTCATTGTTCCAGATATCAGTAATAGTGGGTAAAGTCTGGTGAATTACACAGATAACCAAATGTTCTGTCCTCAAAATGAGCCACAAGATTGGATTAATGGAGCACGACTAATGGGTTTTGTATGGAAGAAATAAGAGGTCACATTTATAACATCGACATAACTTTGAAAAGATCTGTCTCAGATTTGATGCTGCTTTGACTCAAACTGTATTTCAAGATGTGCAACGTATTTATAAACAGTTACATTCTTAGTTTTAGAacaaatatttatgtttttattactcagaaagtttaaaacaatataatttTACATAAACTTTGAATAGTATCatccatcttttaaaaaaaaggacaagttCAATGAAAAATTGttactattttcactttttagaattcctttaaaagaattgtatgtttttttttacagttcttttaaaagggattttatattttaaagtgatttttattccttaatcttgccttgtttatttttctataacctgcctgtttttatatttgctgtccttgtaaaacactttgtaacttgtttttgaaaagtgctctataaataaagattattattattattaataaattaaCCCAAATGTGAGACATTCTTTATTACACTTCTCAAACAGGGTTTTGATACAACATCTTTGTATTGCTGCATTAATGAACCTTGGGAACCATTTTCACCCActtgttaaatatttatttaagcGTCGTCTAAGCAGgcttaaaaacactttcaggGCGGACTTATTACAAgaagacaaactttaaacaaacTAGATGACATTTGTTACTTTAGCAACACCTGGGCTCAAAACAAGCCAGTATGCAACACTCACAATTTATAAGTCCTCTGATATATTATCAGACTATTTGTTCCTATTCTTTAATAAAGCGTTCATATATCCAGGACTGTAGGTGTTCATTTCATCTTAAACATCATTTTGGCCTTTCTTTGTCCCAATTTGTTTTTAccagcttttattgtgaaaatccccttctttcctttttctgcaGGTGCCCTACAGGTGACGATGTACGAGAAGAGC is part of the Labrus mixtus chromosome 16, fLabMix1.1, whole genome shotgun sequence genome and encodes:
- the LOC132990911 gene encoding prostate stem cell antigen-like translates to MSHSQVVIVLLCCLPLAACLHCYTCVFPSISPLDCFKFPQECPAGQRCLSSTATGRRGALQVTMYEKSCAVPSQCGVSGQKYASGLYFNYTNVCCDTDLCNAAESTAALSWGRVALCLLPALSLLLA